A stretch of DNA from Schizosaccharomyces osmophilus chromosome 2, complete sequence:
CCTAAAACAGTCCATTTTTGGGCTCCTGCTATGAAATGGACATTGGTTTTGTCAGGTATTAGCGATTATACCCGTCCACCTCAATACCTTTCCGCTCGCCAGTACGGTGCTTTGGCCGCTACCGGTACAATCTGGACTCGGTGGTCTTTGGTTGTACGCCctaaaaattatttcaaCGCGACGGTCAACTTCTTTCTGGCCATCGTAGGCAGCATTCAACTTTCAAGGATTTACGTGTATAACCAGCAACAAAAGCGCATTACAGCAAATGCTGAAGcacaaaaacaaaatatcGCTTAATGATTTTCAATTAAGTAAAAATATGAAGACAAGTAATTTAGAAAGCTCATTTTCCGTTTATCTTTTATCATGACTATTTTATCGTTTGTGTTTTGTGCCGCAATGGATTTTATGATGCCTGGttaacttttttgttcgaggctttttgtgttttcttctcttaCTTTGGAAGCCTTCTTAAAAGTAGGAGCTACCCTTTTTTCTCTCGACCATTCAGGGTACGAAAATTGAATTGCTTATTTAAAACTTTGTCCTTCGTCCTTTATCCTtgaaaaaaactttttagGGTGAgtcagaaagaaaaagaaaccaaatgAGTTGAATTGTAATGGCTACGTTTGATTTCTCCATTTCTTATCCCTTgaaagtttgttttgtctATTTTCTCGTTCTGACTTCATTGTGCATTTTATTTATGCATTTATCTCCCTACGAGTACgctttcgtttttctttttttattaaaagtcCATCCTTTTATCTTAATTTCTGCCATTACTTGCATCGTAATGCTCAAATTGAACGACTGATTAAAATGAAGTATATTGCATGGCAAAGTATGCTACTCCTCTCCGCTTTTAATGTCTGAATGCTACTTTTGTTAGTCGAAATGAGATAATGACTTAGTATACGTGTTAATATACTATGTTTCCTCtatgcttttgctttaaGAAACCGAACAAGGATTCTTTGATTATGAACAGATATTACTAATGAGtgcaataaaaaagaattaccAACAATCTGTATTTGCAATAACAAATAACTATCTTAAATGTTTCTCTAAGGTTGCACATAATGCTTAGAATTTCGTCTTATTATGAAATCTATTCAAGACTTATTTCAGTATCTAAGTTATTGTATACTAAACAAcgagcaaaaaaaatcatcaaatgCTATcacaataaaaaacaaaaaatctcaaaaaataaggatCGACTAAAATCGACTGGTTAAAGCAACATCGGGGAATTAACAAACCTTGAAAcgaaagtgaagaaaataaaaaatgtcgAAAAATGAAGGTTAAGTATAATTTACATAAGCAGAAGTAATTGATAAGACCAGTCTTTGACACTGCAGTCATACAAAATTCAAGCTAACAAGCAAGGCCTTTCGGCGCGACCTTTCACATAATAATGCACTGTTCGTCTTGCTTTTTgctattcttctttggttGTGATTTCTTAGTAGACAGCGATTGTTCTTCTAAGCGTTTCTGAGCCTTCACAAAACCTTGCTTAGCGGCTCTTATATACCAATTATGGGCAGCAGCAGGATCAGCGGCAATGCCAATGCCATGTTCCATCATGAAGCCTACTGCAAACTGAGCTTGGGCTAGACCTTTGACAGCAGCCTTATGAGCCCAGAGAAGGGCTtcttcattatttttagGAAGGATTTCTTCCGCTCCTGTTAAGTACCATCCAGATAAGCCCAATTCTGCTTCTCCGTAGTCTTGCTCAGCTGCTCTTGTATACCAAAAAATACTACGCCTTGGTGCGGGAACACAATCCAACAATCCATGCTCAAAGCATTCTCCCAATTTGCATTGAGCTGCAGGCAAGCCATAGGAAGCAGATAGCTTGTAAAGCtcaaattttctttccgGAGATACGGATACATTAAAGCGCTTGGTGTGATCGTAAATTTTGGCCAATTCATACATCGCACGTACCGCTTCAGGTCTCTTTGTCTCACAAGCGCGTTCCAAATACTGTAAACCAAGAGGTACATCAATCTTTTGACTCAACAAACCATTCAAGTAAATCAGACCCATTCGAAACATAGCCTCAACAATATCCATTTCGGCTGCTTTTCTATATAGAAGCACACTCTTGCGAGCATCTGGTCTCACACCAATACCTGTTTGAAGGCAAACGGCGGCTCGATAGGTTCCAAGCGAATGCCCTTTCTTTGAAGACAGGCCGTAAAGCTCAAATGCCTTTTGTGCATCACGCGGGAATCCCAACACACCTTGACTATAAAACTGACCAATTAAAAAGAGTGCTTCAGCAACAGAATCTTGCGTTCTGTTAGGAAAGGCATGTTTCTTTAGTATTTCTATTGCTCTCGTCCGATAGACCGCTATCCTTGTATTGTAAGTAGCTTGGTCAGGGGCCAAAGAGGatttattttccaaagtctCAAGAGCatttaaatataattttgcTAATTCAACTTCTTCTAAAGGATTCGCAACTCTACCTTTCCGCAAATTCTGTTCTGCAACCATCACATCAGCATGAGAGACATTTTTCGGGGGAGGAATTAAAAGTTTGTCATCAGGATGACAAGGTATAGCATCGCTGTCTAATTTCGAGTTATCCATCTCTAGAACAGCAGGGGAAGACAAATTGTTGTTAGGCATCCCACTAAAAATATCTTCCATCTCTTTTGTACTAACCGCTGGATTAGAATTGTTATCTTTCGTGCCAATTCTATTTGGTGAACCTTGAGGACTCATCATGGAACTGCCCACAGGAGTGCTTTCCGCTCGAGCAATAGGAGCAATAGGAGCGGGGGAAGGCGGAGTGTTGTGTACTGCTGGGATGGGCATATTGATAGGATTGGATTCCAAAGGAGAAGGGCTTTGGTTAAAACGAACAGGTCCTCGTCGTGATATGTCTTGCCGTCCTCCTTTCGCGGATTCTGGGACATGGTTATTCCTGAAAACATTTTGCTGTTCAGTTGAAAGAATTGGAGGTATAGGACGGATGGGTTCAGCAGTGGAGGGTAACATAGAACTTTGGCTACTAGGATAACGGGGTTGAGAGAATGGaactttcttgttcttgcGATATAAGTTCTGAGTATTGAGATCGGAATCTGAATTCAAATTTGCATTGCTGGAGCCTACCTCGAAGGGTTTCGAAGCTTCACTTGGTAGACTAGGTAATTGAGCTAATTCAGCAAAGGATCGAACATCAGGTTCCACATCAGAAGACGCATTGGACGGAGTGTATGACGCGGCATCTAAGTTTGCGTCTTCATCCAGCTCTGAATATCGTTCAGagatttcattttcttctgaaaTATTATCTCTGGAAACGGTTTGATCATCATCATAATAGTTGTCCAAGAAATTGTCAAAACCACCATAAGGTATGTAACTTACTCGACGTGTAGGCCGAGAGATAGAATTGACCCGGGGAGGAGGCATATATTTCTCCTTCCTTTTAGGGTCTTCGGGATTAAATTTTGGTTGTACGATACGGGGAGCAGGTCGTATAATCTTCAAAGGCATATCTTGTCTTGCAGCCTCCAAGCCCTTCtcatttttacttttactaGTAGGAGGAGCAACTGAGTTCTGGGAGACCgctttattatttatttgtacTTGGGGAATTGCAGTAGCTGGGCTTGTTATTCTCGTTTTGCCTTTAGACGCATCCACAGGTTCCTCTTCGTTGCTTTTCTGTGGGTTCGGAGGTTTAGCTGCTTCCATAGGCTTCATTACCGGTCGTTTCACtgcttttttctcatttggGGAAATACCTCTTGTTACATCGAATCGATTGGATACATTGCTTCCTATCGGCGGCGTTGGATCCTTGCTCAAAGTAGGATATCTTGATGTCGGGCGAAACAACAACGATGATCCAGCTGAACTGGCATTGCCTCTTGCACGGAACATAGCAGGCAGTCCCTCTGCTCTTGCACTCAGCCGCGGGCTATCAGCCAGCTTTTCATGATTTGGCTGCTTCCTAAAATTTAGGTATCCTTGCATAAAGGATATTATACAAGTTGGTAAATAGCAATTGAAGTGAACAGAAGAACAGTGGGATTTACTAGTTGAGATCAAACCAGTCAAAATCTAATCCAAGAGGGCTGGTGAATAGTGATACGCTGCGCCGCTTAAAACGTAAAGTGCTAAGCAcatgcttcttttgaattgatTCATGAAATAGGAAGTcttagtttttctttcgttttattttattttcttttggaaatcatTCTTCCATGGTTTTCATTAGTCCGAACGGATTTCCTAATGGACACGTTTTCATGTGATGGTCCTCTTCAACTAACACCTTTCTAGTGATTCATATTAGATTAGGGTGTTGGAAACAACATTGCCTTTTTCGTAGTTTTAAGGGTTTCAAGCTTTATAAATGATGTTCTCATTAACCTAAACATAGACGAGTATTCACCTTTGAAGCCTtcaaataaattttatttcattttcgtgGGTCTGcgttttttattttctcgGTTTTCCTAAAATTAATTCAAATCATATATTAAGGATAAGTTTcttgaaagtgaaaaaaagcataaCAAGTAATTTGACTCTTTGAATCACATGCAATTAGTAAAAAAGTTGATgtttaaaacaaaacaaaacaaaatgcaaTCATGCATCCAAAGCATGATATCGCGAAGTGGGGTTCCAAAACTcctaaaaattcatttcatcaACTTTAATACGGGCATTACACTCATAAAATCCAGCTCCATAAATAATTCAAGCAATAACATTGCTTGCTCCATTTGATGTTCCCAGAATATGCCTTCCATAAAATAACAACATTTCAAAGgcaatttacaaaagagtTCCAAAAGCGGTACCCGACAAAGAAGGGACACCGGCAGAAGGAATGGgatgattatttttctgATGCTTAAAAGTAAACCCGATAAAAGCATTTCGCTTGGGTTTATTAAATGTATTTGACATGCGAGCGATTGCCGCTTGTTTGTCATGAACTTCTTTATATTTGGACATGTCATTTTCGTTCGTAAAGTCATCAAAGTACCCGGCGTCAATCTCTGAATTCAAATCAGGAATAAATGGAGGTCGATATGCTTCACGCACATTTTCCCACTTGATTTGATCAAAATATGGATGTTGCTTCACCTGATTCAAGGAACGGTAGCGATTGGCCGGGCTAGTAATACAGTGAGCAACAAAGTCCCAAGCTTCGTCTTTCCAATTAAATTCTAAATCTCGAGGATCGTCATAATGTGGGCGttgaaaacattttttccaGTTCTTAAGATTCGACCATGTTTCATTGACATTCGAACCGGAAAATGGAGGAAACCCAGAAAGGCATTCGTACAAGATACACCCAAGCGACCAATAGTCCACGGAGTAATCATAGTTTTCTCCTCGCAAAACTTCTGGTGCCATGTAATCAGGCGATCCTACCACCGAATGGGCATACACAGGATCCTGAGCCAAAAGTGTTCGGAACACTTGACGACGCTCACGCATACTTCTCTCGGGAACTGCTACATTGTTCACATCTTGAAGTCTTATCTTCATACTTTCGATCTTTTGCTTACTGATTATACCGGAACTAAGTCCAAAATCGGTAAGCTTAATATGTCCAGAAGCGCCGACAAGGAAATTTTCTGGTTTCAAATCTCGGTGAATATATCCAAGTTTATGCAATGCGTCAATTGCCAAAAACATCTCCGTAGCATAAAACTTGGCATGATGATCTCTTAAAACCCCGCTATTGCTCAATAAAGTCCTAAAATCACCTCCTGGTACAAATTCCATGGccaaataaatatttgaaaaatcttGAAATGCGTACAATAGCCTTACTAGCCACTCTGAGTTTGCACTTGTAAGGATATCTCGTTCCGTAAGTACATGACGaatttcatccattttAAGTAAAACAGATTTgttcattattttcaaagcaaCAATTTCCTTGGTATCTCTCTTCTTTGCTAGCCAAACCGATCCGTAACCGCCTTGACCGACTTGAGTAATCGTTTGAAAATCACCATGACTTATACGAGTACGACGCTTTCGAAGATATACACGCTCACGACCATTGTAACGCTTTTCCAATTCACTTTTTACAGTAGTAGACTCTTTTGCAAGCTGTTGCTCAAAAAGATGCAATCTTTGCTTTCTAGAATGTAAATAATGCAACTGCTCAAAATAATTATCAAGGAAAAACATTTGACATATAGTCGCCATTCTTTTGACCTTTGGCCTTGTAATTTTCTCCAACTCCTCCATTGAAAGATTCATAGATCCCATATTCCAACTTGGAGCTTCACCGACTGAGTCATATAATCTTGAACTGCCATGCAATCGATCTCTTAACCGTTCGATTGCCACTGGATTTGGTGAAGCTATTGGGATCTTGCTTGGTGATTTCTGAGGGCTCCTATCTGcgtaattttcttttgcgaCAGGACTGCTTGTAAGCTTCAGTTCTCCCATACGATCTTCAAGAGCATCATTAAGTCGACGTGGTTGATATTGATTAGGTTCTATAAGTCCATGGCGCTTCAAATAGGCGtcaaacttttcattagCAGACGAACTGATTTTCGAGCTCAAATCGAGGTCAAACGTATCTTTTTGCCCCATTATTTAGTTTATAATCAAAGGTAGTTTTATCCAATTTaatgaatcaaaagatGAGTTGGGTATCTATATACAAAGAGCGTTCGGTAGATGCATGTAGTTTGTTTATGGTAAAACTAAGGACCCTTAAGATCCAGCAGAAACCGCACCTTGACCACATAAGGGAAAGGTtagaacaaagaaaagttttcaaatgaTAAAATAAGATATTGTAATTATGAAGATCATCctcaataaaaaataaaagaggTATCATCGTAATACTTTGTCAGTGTCGTTTACTATTTTGCACAGGTGATTTCACGTACGACCTAAGTCTTTTGGTAAAAGCAAACATTTGTATAAATTATATGATTTTAAATTGCTTAATCTCTATAAACATTCATACTCATATTAATCTCATTACAGTATTAACTCAATGTCATAATAATTAGCTCCATAGACAGCTGAACGCGTCGGTCTTCTACGCCGATGTGTTTTTACCGTCATTTCTTAATGATACATTCCATACTTACAGGGAGAAGTGATTTACCTAGGTCGAAGTGGTTGTTCTGATGAAGATACAGATCCTCTCGTTGGAAGAAACTCAGGTGGTCTGTTCAGCACTTCATCAGAGAAGACAGGAGACCCATCCATGAAGCTTGGAGAGTAAGATCGACCAAAAGTATTGGGGATACTTGGAGTGAGTGACAAAGAATGCGTATCCATACGTACATGATCCTTgtccttcttttgcattGTTGCAAAGCTCGATGTTGACGTATTGAATGGAACTTGTAATGTAGAAGAGGCCCAGTCTGTAGAAGCTTCAGGACTTTCAATAAcagcttcttcatcaaattcCTGTAAGCGCCTGGTACGATAGCCTTCGCGAATGATATCAGTATCATACGGccaaaaaagcttttgcacagtcatgaaaagaaatttcggAAACAAACAACTGACAATTGTACCAAATAGTACTGCCCAGAAATTTGGAGTTCGGAAAATACGAGAGGCAGACTTATATAAATCAACGGAGTAATAGCTCTGAGAGTAAACGCCCGTCCAGAACCAAAATGTTATACAACTCAAAGCCCAAATACCAACTGAGAACACATCCCAATTGGCttgattcaaaagaacATATGAATCAACAACCATAATTGTAGGAGCTGCCACATACACACCGAGGTCCTGCATTCCCATGGTGTCACGCCCATTTTGAGCTGCTACTGTCACATTATTTATAACaagaaatgagaaaaagaaacatataACTGACTGATAAAATCCATCAATCATATATCCAATGAATATTTGCGGGGTTGAATTCAACTGTAAAATACCCCTCTTGTACAGTTGAGGTATCTTCAACGATACCTCGGCACTAACATCTTGATCGTAAACACCCATTACGATGACAGGTAAAGAGGAGAAAATTAAGTTGAAAAGCATAATATACGTATAATCAAAGAGATAATTTGCATCAAAGTTATTATAGATTTGGAACCAAAAGAGGGTAAACGTCCAAACAACACTTTtatagaagaaattattgaCCATTTCTGCTATACGGTTATAATCCCAACGCCCGTGAACAAGAACCAGCTTGCTCAAGAATCTAAATTGTGCAATCGCATAGTCAGCAGACATCGCAGCTGcccttccttcttctccaaCGATACCTATACCAATATCGGCTTTTTGTATCATAGCCACATCATTAGCACCATCGCCGATAGCTAATGTCATTACGTCCAAGCTATCCCTAACGAGATGCACAACTTCAGCTTTCTGAGCTGGACTGACACGACAACACAGGACAGACTTACATTGCTTACAAAGCAACAAAAATTTAGTTCTCATCGATCCTTCCAGGACGCGTTTCAAAACGCCGCCATCAATAATTAAGGCATGAGATCCAGCAGGAACGTCGTGATCCTGCTTTGCTGCTTCAAGCTCTTCGTTGGAGCCCGACAATCCAAAGTACCTATAAAGATAATCTGCTAAAATTACCTCAAGTTCCGGCGTGGATATTTCTTGGTCAACATCGAATTTGATCAACTCCATACTAGCGTCTAAAAGGttacaagaaaaaccaaTGTTAATCGCAGTTTCCATTTTATCTCCGGTTAATACCCAAAGCTTAATGCCAGCACTTCCTAAGAGCGCAATTGCGTCGGGAACACCTTCCTGCAAACGGTCCTCGATAGCAGTACCTCCAAGTAAGGTAAGCCGTGATTCAATTAAGTCGGCAACTTCGGAAATCCTTTCCTCTCTATTCTCGATAGCAGAGGAAGCAACAGTATACTTCTCTTTCCATTCAAAGTACTCCTCAGTAAGTTCACGTTTAGCGATACATAAGGTTCGAAGGCCTTCAAGAGCAAAAGTTTTCAGCTGTTCAGCAGtaactttttgaagagttGGTTGCTCACCCGGTTCCAATCTGTCATAAATAACGCTATCTGCACCTTTACAGATGAGAACGTAACGATTGTCTGGTCCCCTAATGACAACactcattctttttctggCGGATGTAAAATCAATAGTGTCCAATAATTTAAACCTGTGAGTCTCCCCAAGAGCCCGAGTAACCATGATATCCCTACGCTGATCGAGGAAAACAAACCCAACATCACGAGCCGTACCAACGAGTGCAGCCTCATCCGGAGATTGAGCTTTGTAGACAATACGGTCGCCAACTCTGTCGGCCACAACACTATGGCATAAAGCAAGAGCTAAAAAAAACTCGTAACAAGCCATCGATTGTTCTTCACCAGCTTTGCCGGTTAAATCATGCACGAACTGAGAGGAAACAAACGTAAGGTTTTCATCCACCAGGTATTTGTTATCGGACGTATTTCTCATTTGAGCAATCATCTGCATTCTATCACGGTCAATGAAACTACGTTTTTCCACTGTAAGTTGTTCCgaatcttttccttctcGACGAGCAATACCCGCCATTGCTTCTGTAAACGCTTCTCCATAGGGAACACCATTTATAGAGCACTTTTTAAATTCCATAACGTTTTGGGTAAGTGTTCCAGTCTTAtcagaaaaaatatattcaaCTTGTCCCAAATCGTCTGAAATGTTCCATGATTTAGGAGTGCAAGGATAATtaagttttttataataCATATCCTTGTCGAAGTATATGAAAATTGCTTGAATCGTCTTCACGATTTCGATAGATATATAAAGAGAAATAGGGACCAAATTTTGGAACAAGACAACACCAGTAAAAAAGGTAACAATACCATTTTTGGCAGCGGACCCACCGATGGAACCCCATTCAAAATAGTAAGATGATCGTGTTTTTCCACGCCAAGCAATACCCTCGACGATACCGCATACGAGACACATTGCAAACAGAATAATAAAGTTCAAATAAACATTCCAGTTCAAATTCCTGGTAATACGGCTTCGCTTCAAAGGGGGAGCTCCAGAATTCAACATAATTTTTGTGTCGTCACCAGTGAAAACGACTACACCAATGACCCACTTTGTATTTCGCACAGCACAGCCTcgcaaaagcaaattgtCCAAGGACACAGGCTCAGAGTGAAGTTGTGATTCATCTAACATACCGGTGTCGGTATGTCCATAACATTTACAAGCTCCGTTATACTCGTATAGGTTTGCATTGGGAGGCTCGCTTTCAATCCAAAACCGAGATCGTTCACAAGACATTTCATCAACCACGTTCTTACCCGCGGTCAAAGCATGTCGAATCTTGAGGTTTGTTTCTCCGTCCAAGTTTTTAGTTTCGATATAGCAAATGCCTTCGGGATCAGAAGTATTAAGGATAACGATATCAGCAGGGATTTCTTCGTTGTCTGATACTTTAACGAAATCACCAACTCGGATATCCTTCCAGAAGACTTTCTTGAATTGACAGTCGCCAGAGCCCACAGCTTGATAATCTATAACATCCATTGCCCGCTGTTGATGCACAGCAGTCTTTCCATCTGAGAGACTGTAATCACCTTTGCCCTTGGATTCATCAAAAGGATCCCCCATATCAATGGACCCTCGGAACACAGAATCATAACTTGGTCTACGTTCGGAAGAAAGATCTTCAAGGGGAACCGAATCAGAGACagtattttcttctttctttcggTTCTTCTTCATGAGAAACACTCGAAACAAAGCAGACATACgctttttaaattttcgAATGTAA
This window harbors:
- the sid2 gene encoding serine/threonine protein kinase (NDR family) Sid2 gives rise to the protein MGQKDTFDLDLSSKISSSANEKFDAYLKRHGLIEPNQYQPRRLNDALEDRMGELKLTSSPVAKENYADRSPQKSPSKIPIASPNPVAIERLRDRLHGSSRLYDSVGEAPSWNMGSMNLSMEELEKITRPKVKRMATICQMFFLDNYFEQLHYLHSRKQRLHLFEQQLAKESTTVKSELEKRYNGRERVYLRKRRTRISHGDFQTITQVGQGGYGSVWLAKKRDTKEIVALKIMNKSVLLKMDEIRHVLTERDILTSANSEWLVRLLYAFQDFSNIYLAMEFVPGGDFRTLLSNSGVLRDHHAKFYATEMFLAIDALHKLGYIHRDLKPENFLVGASGHIKLTDFGLSSGIISKQKIESMKIRLQDVNNVAVPERSMRERRQVFRTLLAQDPVYAHSVVGSPDYMAPEVLRGENYDYSVDYWSLGCILYECLSGFPPFSGSNVNETWSNLKNWKKCFQRPHYDDPRDLEFNWKDEAWDFVAHCITSPANRYRSLNQVKQHPYFDQIKWENVREAYRPPFIPDLNSEIDAGYFDDFTNENDMSKYKEVHDKQAAIARMSNTFNKPKRNAFIGFTFKHQKNNHPIPSAGVPSLSGTAFGTLL
- the cfh1 gene encoding SEL1/TPR repeat protein Cfh1, producing MQGYLNFRKQPNHEKLADSPRLSARAEGLPAMFRARGNASSAGSSLLFRPTSRYPTLSKDPTPPIGSNVSNRFDVTRGISPNEKKAVKRPVMKPMEAAKPPNPQKSNEEEPVDASKGKTRITSPATAIPQVQINNKAVSQNSVAPPTSKSKNEKGLEAARQDMPLKIIRPAPRIVQPKFNPEDPKRKEKYMPPPRVNSISRPTRRVSYIPYGGFDNFLDNYYDDDQTVSRDNISEENEISERYSELDEDANLDAASYTPSNASSDVEPDVRSFAELAQLPSLPSEASKPFEVGSSNANLNSDSDLNTQNLYRKNKKVPFSQPRYPSSQSSMLPSTAEPIRPIPPILSTEQQNVFRNNHVPESAKGGRQDISRRGPVRFNQSPSPLESNPINMPIPAVHNTPPSPAPIAPIARAESTPVGSSMMSPQGSPNRIGTKDNNSNPAVSTKEMEDIFSGMPNNNLSSPAVLEMDNSKLDSDAIPCHPDDKLLIPPPKNVSHADVMVAEQNLRKGRVANPLEEVELAKLYLNALETLENKSSLAPDQATYNTRIAVYRTRAIEILKKHAFPNRTQDSVAEALFLIGQFYSQGVLGFPRDAQKAFELYGLSSKKGHSLGTYRAAVCLQTGIGVRPDARKSVLLYRKAAEMDIVEAMFRMGLIYLNGLLSQKIDVPLGLQYLERACETKRPEAVRAMYELAKIYDHTKRFNVSVSPERKFELYKLSASYGLPAAQCKLGECFEHGLLDCVPAPRRSIFWYTRAAEQDYGEAELGLSGWYLTGAEEILPKNNEEALLWAHKAAVKGLAQAQFAVGFMMEHGIGIAADPAAAHNWYIRAAKQGFVKAQKRLEEQSLSTKKSQPKKNSKKQDEQCIIM
- the dnf2 gene encoding plasma membrane phospholipid-translocating ATPase complex, ATPase subunit Dnf2; this encodes MSESSAKSNRFKSWVPSLKATRLRVYRLATRLNIPLADAAKVELEQYDHDNLESWTALQRLPRSLYFNLALPESELDDTGEAKRFFPRNKIRTAKYTPLNFLPKNVFLQFQNVANLFFLFLVILQCIKLFGNQVNPGLAAVPLIVVVGITAIKDAIEDFRRTMLDIHLNNTPTLRLSNYNNPNIRTEYVSYIRKFKKRMSALFRVFLMKKNRKKEENTVSDSVPLEDLSSERRPSYDSVFRGSIDMGDPFDESKGKGDYSLSDGKTAVHQQRAMDVIDYQAVGSGDCQFKKVFWKDIRVGDFVKVSDNEEIPADIVILNTSDPEGICYIETKNLDGETNLKIRHALTAGKNVVDEMSCERSRFWIESEPPNANLYEYNGACKCYGHTDTGMLDESQLHSEPVSLDNLLLRGCAVRNTKWVIGVVVFTGDDTKIMLNSGAPPLKRSRITRNLNWNVYLNFIILFAMCLVCGIVEGIAWRGKTRSSYYFEWGSIGGSAAKNGIVTFFTGVVLFQNLVPISLYISIEIVKTIQAIFIYFDKDMYYKKLNYPCTPKSWNISDDLGQVEYIFSDKTGTLTQNVMEFKKCSINGVPYGEAFTEAMAGIARREGKDSEQLTVEKRSFIDRDRMQMIAQMRNTSDNKYLVDENLTFVSSQFVHDLTGKAGEEQSMACYEFFLALALCHSVVADRVGDRIVYKAQSPDEAALVGTARDVGFVFLDQRRDIMVTRALGETHRFKLLDTIDFTSARKRMSVVIRGPDNRYVLICKGADSVIYDRLEPGEQPTLQKVTAEQLKTFALEGLRTLCIAKRELTEEYFEWKEKYTVASSAIENREERISEVADLIESRLTLLGGTAIEDRLQEGVPDAIALLGSAGIKLWVLTGDKMETAINIGFSCNLLDASMELIKFDVDQEISTPELEVILADYLYRYFGLSGSNEELEAAKQDHDVPAGSHALIIDGGVLKRVLEGSMRTKFLLLCKQCKSVLCCRVSPAQKAEVVHLVRDSLDVMTLAIGDGANDVAMIQKADIGIGIVGEEGRAAAMSADYAIAQFRFLSKLVLVHGRWDYNRIAEMVNNFFYKSVVWTFTLFWFQIYNNFDANYLFDYTYIMLFNLIFSSLPVIVMGVYDQDVSAEVSLKIPQLYKRGILQLNSTPQIFIGYMIDGFYQSVICFFFSFLVINNVTVAAQNGRDTMGMQDLGVYVAAPTIMVVDSYVLLNQANWDVFSVGIWALSCITFWFWTGVYSQSYYSVDLYKSASRIFRTPNFWAVLFGTIVSCLFPKFLFMTVQKLFWPYDTDIIREGYRTRRLQEFDEEAVIESPEASTDWASSTLQVPFNTSTSSFATMQKKDKDHVRMDTHSLSLTPSIPNTFGRSYSPSFMDGSPVFSDEVLNRPPEFLPTRGSVSSSEQPLRPR
- the mpc2 gene encoding mitochondrial carrier, pyruvate Mpc2 encodes the protein MFRANFSKFWNHPAGPKTVHFWAPAMKWTLVLSGISDYTRPPQYLSARQYGALAATGTIWTRWSLVVRPKNYFNATVNFFLAIVGSIQLSRIYVYNQQQKRITANAEAQKQNIA